A region of the archaeon BMS3Bbin15 genome:
CTGGAATGCCATGGTGTTTATAAGTGGCTTGATATAGCTTTGCCCGAGCATTTCAAAGGCTGTGAGGATTATAAGAGTGCCGATAAATTCTATTGCAACAGAAATCATAGTGCAATACCTCCAAAAAGGAAAAAGGAGATTATAGAGAGTAGCGCAAGTGAAAATGATATAGCCAGATAATCAAGTATTTTGAAAAGCCTCAGCTTTGCATATGTTTCTTCAACAGCGACCAGTACACCTATGAGGAAGAGCATTTTTACCAGCAGGGAAACAATACCAATACCTATAGAAACGGCTGAATATCCCATTGCAACACCCCACGGGAATGTGAATATATTAAGGAAAATAGACATGAATATAAACTGCTTC
Encoded here:
- the hycD gene encoding formate hydrogenlyase subunit 4; the protein is MLLLFETGKIPIEAEGLMELGMLDEAKLMEYSGIQYAMLKWGSYMKQFIFMSIFLNIFTFPWGVAMGYSAVSIGIGIVSLLVKMLFLIGVLVAVEETYAKLRLFKILDYLAISFSLALLSIISFFLFGGIAL